In the Epinephelus fuscoguttatus linkage group LG10, E.fuscoguttatus.final_Chr_v1 genome, ctctgtagcaagtttggtgtcaattcagcaaaaattgtgggaggagataggtttaagaagttttacagtttttgaaaaaaacagagtgatggatttcatattttttaataggtttaaatatacaaaagtttcttcagtattggggctacagtttgatgaaagttgtgaagttgtagcacttatggttgatttgttatgaattttcaaagttttgaactttagacgcttgctgtagcgccacattcaggactattggcttgagtttacagctgaggatatctggcatgagactggacctttgtgcaaagtttggtgagttttcacccatgggaagtatgatttcctcagaagaagaaagaagttaaagaatacctaggattacaatagtgccAGGACACGAATAATAAAGGGtttttaactacagtcagagTCTGTGatgcatttttgtgtctttgtttttttatctttatgtgaCTATTTGCCCCATCCTTAAAGGGCACCTGATTTTTTACAGCTAATTACATAGTGCCTTAACCGAGTTCAGCACTCCTAATTTTTTCCTCAAATTCAGATTGAAATCTATATAACAGAACATGACCTCAGTGTCCTTATTGGCAGCTAAAGGTCTAGATAGCAAAATACTAATTAACCCTTTAATAAATTCTATAGGTTGTAAAGGTTGTAGAAATTGTATTAAATAACATTGCAGGGATGTTGCAGTTCCTAGAGATTGCTGATGAcatcttaaacattttaaactttATTCGAGTTTTGTAACCCAACACCATTACTGGGGTACAACACATCTCATTTTGTCAAAGGAAGTGGACCTAAATACCTCTCTGTTTCATGTCCAGTATGGCCAtttatgtttggagaaattgctgtcacacacacacacacacacacacacacacacacacacacacacacacacacacacacacacacacacacacacacacacacacacagggctaaAGTGGTACCCTTCAGACACATTAGCCAGAGGGAGGGTGGGGCGCCAGTAAAGATTTCTTAATGGGCTCTGCCGTCCTCTCGTCCATCTGCCTTGATGATAAACACTGCTGGTCCACTTTAGCCTGATGCGCATCAGAGCCTTTAccgttttatttttctttgttcagCAAGAAACCATTAATTTTAATTCTTTTCCCCAGGAGCTGGAGCTCTACAGAGAGAGGACTAACACTTGGGCTTTATGATGAGCAGTTTTTTAACAGTATGGGAGAAATGATTGGAACAAATAAGTAAGATTCAACGAGCTTTTCCTTCTCATAATACTTCTGTAACTGTGGAGTAAATCATTTGGATGTCCGGTCCGTGCCAGAGCGCATGGGGAGCGCACTCCGTGGGACTGTTAGTACGTGAGTGACACTATCCAGCCGGTCACAGCCTTCTCAGTAACCTCAGAAACAGTCCGGGTCCCGGAGGAGGATGCCTTCCCTGCACCACGGAGCAATCTTCATCGGAGCCTTCCTCATTGTGACCGGGGGCTCCACAGCCTTCCTGGCCTCATACCAGAGCCGCATGCAGGCTTTCTCCCTCTGCTGCGTGGTGCTGGGGGTGGTCATGCTCATCCTGGGGTTATTCTGGGCTATGAACAGCAAAAGTGCAGCAAACTACAACCACCGAGAGTTCGACCCGGAGTGTCCACATTATCCATACAACGACTCCCCCAACTTTGGCAGCCATGCCCTCTTCACACCCCCAGGAAGCCGTTTCCCAGAGTCCCAGTCAGTGTTTCTGCCTAGGTGGGTACAAAAAATGTTTAGAAATAATATATTTGGCACAGTTTAATCTGTATTTGTAAATCATTTTCTCCTGAAGCCAGAAAATAAGATAACCATTGATTCAAGTTTAATACACTGATGTCCTGCACTGTACTGTTTAGCTGACTCGAAGAAAAGATTTTAAAAGGACATTGTTACTGTCCGATTTGCCATGTTGTCTAATTCATCCTCCCTGTTGCAGCTCTACATTTGATGACATCAGAGGTTCGGTTATCAATTTTCAAGGTCCTTAAGAGATAGAGCTGTTCACAAGTATAGGAGAGGCCTGCACACAGACCCCAGCAACACCACTTTTTCAAGAGAAATGCCCGCTTTGATATTAAATCTCATTCATTTTGGTCAAAATACAAGTGAACCTTTAAacttggaagaaaaaaaagccatcttGCCCT is a window encoding:
- the si:dkeyp-51f12.2 gene encoding uncharacterized protein si:dkeyp-51f12.2; translated protein: MPSLHHGAIFIGAFLIVTGGSTAFLASYQSRMQAFSLCCVVLGVVMLILGLFWAMNSKSAANYNHREFDPECPHYPYNDSPNFGSHALFTPPGSRFPESQSVFLPRTMERHRHVARGEEFDYPPMDHGGFSPSPHPPPWQEPPPPYEVAIKTTCSSTHLRRAYSDTHLATEPLFGQSREISFEV